GTGTCGATGATGTTGATCTGCATCCCCTTGTAGGAGACGGCAGTGTTCTTCGCGAGGATGGTGATGCCCTTCTCGCGCTCGAGGTCGTTCGAGTCCATGACCCGCTCGGCCACGTGCTCATTGGAGCGGAAGGTCCCCGCCTGCCGGAGCAGGTGGTCGACGAGGGTGGTCTTGCCGTGGTCGACGTGGGCGACAATGGCGACGTTGCGGATGTTTTCGCGAGAGATCATCAGGACCAACTAACGGAAATGAAGGTGCGAGGAGAGACGCCCAGAACGGGGTTTCTCAATCCCACCGGAACCCGGAAGGCGGGGGCTTATATGCCGGGGGCTTTCCACCTGCAATGAAGGCGGGTGTCCAGCAGGCAAACAATCAGGCCCCCCGCCTGCTGGGCGCTTATCCCACCTTTGGGGGGCTCTCCGCGGTCTCCACCCCCAGCCGCTCTCTCAGGAAGCGCTCCACCCGCAGCTCCACCAGGCCCGGCACTTCCAGTGGGGCGGTATGGGTGCCCTCGGAAATCATCAGGAGTTCAGAGGAGGGGATGCGCTCGGCCATCTTCCGGGACAGCCAGCCGGGGGTGAAGCGGTCCTTCTCCCCGGCGACCACCAGGGTGGGCACGTCCACGTGGTCCAGGTGGTCCTCGGCGGTGTGGTTCGCCAGCGAGTCCAGGGTGCGCACGAAGACGACGGGGTCCATCCGTGCCAGATGGGTGAAGTACGGGGCCAGGTCGTTGCGCGCGATGAGGTCCGGGTTCATCTCCAGGCGGATGGCCAGCTGCACCACCAGCTCCGTGGTGAGCGCCCCGTGCACGATGCGCGCGGTGTGCCGGGGGAAGCGCTCCACCGCGGCCCTCAAGGTGGGGAAGAGGCGCTTGAGCAGCGTGGAGTCATGGAAGGTGTCCAGCGGCAGGCCGTAGCTGCCGCACACCAGCACCAGCCCCTCCACGCGCCGGGCGTAGCGGCGGTGGAACTCCAGCGCCACCTGCACCCCCATGGAGTGGCCGAAGAGGACGGCCTTGTCCATCTGCGCCGCGTCCATCACCCGCGCCAGGTCGTCGCAGGTGTACGCCATGCCGATGCGCGTGCGGTCCGTGGGGACGGTGCTCTTGCCATGGCCCCGGTAGTGCCAGCGCAGCACGCGGTGGCGCCGGCCCAGGTAGGGCAGGAGGTACTTCCACGCGAAGCCGTCACAGCCCAGGCCGTCGCACAGGACCATGCCCGGGGAGCCGTCTCCCCGCACCTGGTAGTAGAGGTCCGCGCCGTCCGGCACCCGCAGCGAGTCCTGCCGGAAGGAAACCGCCTGTCCATGCGGCGCGCTCACGCCTCCACCTCGTCCGTGTCCAGTCCTTCGGGGATGCCCTTGTCCAGCCCGTAGCGGGAGATCTTCAAGAGGAGGTTGGAGCGACTGATGCCCAGTTCACGCGACAGCCGGCTCTTGTTGTAGCGGGTGCGCACCAGGCCCTGGTGGATCATCTCCTTCTCCAGGGACTCCACCGCCTCGTGCAGCTTTCCGTGCGCGCGCGGGGCGATGAAGGGCCCGCCGCCGGGGACGACCGCGTCGCGGATGCGGCTGGAGAGCAGCTCCGCGGGGATGGTCTCCAGCTCGCCGCCCAGCACGAGCAGCCGCTCGATTTCGTTCTCCAGCTCGCGGATGTTCCCGGGCCACGCGTACGCGCCCAGGATGCCCAGGGCCTCCGGCGCCAGGCCCCGCGCGCGCTGACCCTCGCGGTGGTGCTTGCGCAGGAAGTGGTCGATGAGGACGGGCAGGTCGTCCTTGCGCTCGCGCAGGGGCGGCAGCTGCAGGCGGATGACGTTGATGCGGTAGAAGAGGTCCTCGCGGAACTCGCCGCGCTTCACCAATTCGCCCAGGTCCTTGTGGGTGGCGGCGATGACGCGCACGTCGACCTCGCGGGAATGGGTGCCGCCCACGGGCAGGAAGGTGCCCTCCTGGAGCACGCGCAACAGCTTCACCTGGAGGGCGGGGGACATGTCGCCCACCTCGTCCAGGAAGAAGGTGCCCTGGTCCGCGACCTCGAAGAGGCCCTTCTTGTCCTTGAGCGCGCCGGTGAAGGCGCCGCGGGTGTGCCCGAAGAGGGCGCTCTCCAGCAGGTTGTCGTTGAAGGCGGAGCAGTTCTGCACGACGAACGGCTTGTCCTTGCGCGGGCCGTTGTGGTGGATGGCGCGCGCCACCAGCTCCTTGCCCGTGCCGGACTCGCCGTTGATGAGGACGGTGGAGTCGGAGTGGGCCACCTTCTCCATCAGGCGGAAGACTTCGTTCATGGCCCCGGAGCGGCCGATGATCTTCTCGAAGCGGTAGCGGTTGGACAGCTCGGAGGCCATGGACTGGATGGTCTCCTCCTTGCGCGTGAGCTCCACCTCCTGGTTGGCGATCTCCGTGACCGCGAACTCCAGGAGGTCCGACAGCTTGCTCAGCTCCGAGCCGTCCAGCACCGGCACGCGCTCCGCCGCGCCCTCCAGCTCCAGCATCGCCCCGGGCGCGATGTCGCGCATCTTGCTCAAGAGCACGTGTCCGTCCGCGGGCGTGAGCGGCTGCCGGGCGAAGCCCTCCACGAAGAGGAAGCCCTCGTACTCGTTGCGGATGTAGAGCGGCGCGCCCACGATGGACAGGCGCAGGTGGCAGTCGTGGAAGAGCGAGCGGCGCAGGTTCTTGGCGGCCTTGAACTTCTCATGCAGCACCCGCACCGACTGGGCACACCGCCGCATCCCCTCCCGCGCCCCCAGCGAGTGGCGGCAGAAGTCGTTGGGCGGCGGGATGAAATCCCCGCGCTGCCAGTCGTGCACCACGCCGTTGCGATCCGCGAACGAAAGCTCCACCTGCCACCACTTGCGGATGACATCCCTCAACATGACAATGGTGTGCAGATTCTGATGCTTCTCGAAGTCCATCCCCGCGTCCCTCGGCCTGTTGCGGATCAGGACAACGGATCTACGGGGTTGTCCGAAATCAATCCAGCGGCACCTGTCCGATAATGGCGCTGATCGCGTACCCTGGTTCCCTGTGAGCGCACCCCCACATACACACGGCAGGGCCGGGCACGGTCATTCCCACGACCACTCGCACCATGGGCATTCGCACGGCCATGGGCACGGTCATTCGCACGGTCCCCGCAAGGGGGGGCTGGCGGAGGAGCGGCGCAAGGACCGGCGGCGGCTCCTGTTCGCGCTGGGGCTGACGGCGACCATCATGGTGGCGGAGGCGGTGGGCGGCTTCCTCACCAACTCGCTGGCGCTGCTCTCCGACGCCGGGCACATGCTGACGGACGTGTCGGCCATGGTCCTGAGCCTGCTGGCGCTGTGGTTCGCCGGGCGGCCCGCGGACCTGAAGAAGACCTACGGCTACTACCGGATGGAGATTTTGAGCGCGCTCCTCAACGGGGTGCTGCTCCTGGTCATCACCATCTTCATCCTGATGGAGGCCTGGGAGCGCATGCGCACGCCCGCTCCGGTGGAGCTGGGGCCCATGGCGCTGGTGGCGGGCATCGGCCTCGTCGCGAACCTGGCGGCGCTGGGCTTCCTGCACCAGACGCACTCCATGAACGTGCGCGGCGCGTTCCTGCACGTGCTGGGGGACACGCTGTCGTCGGTGGGCGTGCTGATTGGCGCGGGCGTGATGTGGTGGACCGGCTGGTACGTCGTGGACCCCATCATCTCCGTGCTGATTTCGATGATCATCGTCGTGGGCGCGCTGCGGCTGGTGAAGGACGCGGTGGACGTGCTCCTGGAGGCGGTGCCCGCGCACGTGGACCTGGAGCAGGTGCGCGACCTGATGGGAAAGGTGCCGGGCGTGCAGGCGGTGCACGACCTGCACGTGTGGACCATCTCCAGCGGGATGTACGCGCTGTCCGCGCACCTGGTGGTGGCGGACCCCATGGTCTGCAACAACGACGACATCCTGTCCGCGGTGAAGCACGACCTCTTCGACCGCTTTGGCATCGACCACACGACCATCCAGATCGAGAGCCAGTCCTACGCCCACCTGGGCGAGGTGCACTGACGTCCTTGCGAAAGGGGCGCGGGGCGGGGATTCTCGCCGGCTCCTATGAGCGTGCTGGACAAGGTGTTGTCGCTGCGGCCGGGCAACGTGGTGGCGCGGGTGGGCCCGGGCTCCCGGGTGCCCCTGTTGGATCCACGGGAGCTGCTCGGGGCGCTGGAGTCCACGCCCATGGCGCTGCCGTGCCTGCCGGTGCTGTCCAAGGGCGCGCTGCCGGGCCTCCTGGGCGCGGCCCGCGCGGAGGACTCGGTGCTGGGCCTCTCCTGCCCGCACCCCCTGGCGGACCGGGGCGCGCCGGAGCGCTTCGTGAGGGCGGTGCACGCGGCGGCGCAGGAGGCCGAGCACACCCGGCCCCTGTTCCTCCAGGCCGGTCCCCTCCGAGTGAGTTCCACGGACGCGGACGTGCTGGACGCGCTCCAGGAAGGCATCTTCCGCGTGGTGGACGCGGGCTTCGCGCTGGTGTCGTTGGATCTGTCGCGCCTCACCTCCTACGAGGCCGTGGAGGCGGTGAACGCGCTGGTGGGCCCGCTCAAGGAGCGCGAGCTGTCGCTGGAGGTGTCCCCGCCGCAGCTGTCCGCGGGTGGCCTGGTGGACACGTGCGCGACGCTGCTGGAGGGGCTGGCGCAGTGGCAGGTCCCGCTGCGCCTCTTGCGCGTGTCGGATGCGCAGCTGGGTGAGGGCGAGCTGGACGTGGAGCTCTTGCGCCAGGTGGTGGAGACGGCCGCGGCGAAGGGCGTGGCGGTGGCCGTGGCGGAAGCCTCCACCGGGACCGCGCGGGGGCTGTCCAGCTACGTGGCCGCGGGCGTGCGCAAGGTGGACCGGGGAGGGCCGTTCGGTCCGCTGGCCCTGCGCGCCTGGCCTCCGGAGGTGCGCGAGACGGTGGTGGCGCGGGCCCAGGCGGCGGGCATGCCGGCCGGGGAGCTGCTCTCCGTGCTGGAGGAGGGGCTGCCGCCCCTGTCGCCCGCGGCCCGCGAGACGCTGGAGGCGCTGTCCTTCGCGGAGGCCACGGAGGCGCTGGGGGCGCTGGGGGCGCACCGCTCGGCGTCGGTGGCCATGGCGTTCCTCGCGAAGCCGGGCGGGGACCTGGGCTAGAAGGGCGCGCATGCGCATCGTGGCAGGCAGCGCGAAGGGCCGGGCCCTGACGGGGCCCAAGCCGTCGTCCGGACACATCCGCCCCACGGCGGACCGGGTCCGTGAAACCATCTTCAACATGCTGGGCCAGTTCCTGGACGGCCAGGCCGTGCTGGACCTGTACGCGGGCACCGGCGCCCTGGGGCTGGAGGCCCTGTCGCGGGGCGCGGGCCGGCTGGTGCTGGTGGACCAGGACCGCGAGGCCCTGGCCCTGTGCCGCAAGAACACGGACGCGCTGGGCTTTGGCGCCCAGGTGTCCATCCTGGCGCAGCCTGTCGCGCGCGCGGTGGAGACGCTGGGCAAGCAGGGCGAGAAGTTCGAGCTCGTCTTCGCGGATCCGCCCTACGCGGCGCGCGTGGTGGAGACGGTGCTGGAGGCGGTGGTGGCCGCGGCCCTGGTGACGCCAGGGGGCATGGTGGTGGTGGAGCACGACAAGCGGGAGGCGGCCCCGGACGCCCACGCGGGGCTCACCCTGGAGGACCAGCGCCGCTTCGGGGACACCCTGGTGAGCTTCTACCGGGCCCCGTGACGTGCGCTTGACCGGCCCCCTGGGCCCGCCGAGACTTCAACGCACCCATGCCGGTCGCCATCTATCCTGGTTCGTTCGATCCGCTCACCAACGGGCACCTGAGCCTCATCCAGCGCAGCCTGAAGATGTTCGACCGGCTCATCGTCGCCATCGCGGTGAACCCGAAGAAGACGCCCCTCTTCAGCCAGGAGGAGCGCATCGAGCTCATCCGCGAGGCGGTGAATGACCCCCGCGTGGAGGTGGACGCCTTCCACGGCCTGCTGGTGGACTACGTGCACCAGCGCAACGTGAGCGTCGTCATCCGCGGGCTGCGCGCGGTGTCGGACTTCGAATACGAGTTCCAGCTGGCGAACATGAACCGCAAGCTGGCGCCGGACATCGACACCGTCTTCATGATGACGGGCGAGGACTACTTCTACATCTCCTCGCAGCTGGTCCGGGAGGTCGCGACCTTCGGGGGGAACGTGGACGGGCTCGTCCCCCCGAACGTCAACGCGGGGCTGAAGAAGAAGTTCGGCCCGAAACCCTAGGGTCGTTCCCCAGGGGCAGTCGGGCCTCGCAACGCGCGAGCGGGCTTGTCCGCTTCGGGAGTTCCGCGCTAGGCAAGGCGCATGAAACTCGCCCGCCGGCTGCAAGCCATCAAGCCCTCCGCCACCCTGGCCCTCAACGCCCGCGCCAAGGCGCTCGCCGCCAGTGGCAAGGACGTGGTGGTGCTCGCCGCCGGTGAGCCGGACTTCGACACGCCGGAGTTCGTGAAGCAGGCGGCCATCGAAGCGCTCCGCACGGGCTTCACCAAGTACACCGCCACCGCGGGCATGCCGGAGCTTCGCGAGGCCGTCTGCCGCAAGCTGGAGAAGGACAACGGCCTGAAGTACGCGCCGGAGCAGGTGGTGGTGACGGCGGGCGGCAAGCAGTCGCTCTACAACTGCTTCCAGGCGCTGCTGGACGAAGGCGACGAAGTCATCATCTTCGCGCCGTACTGGGTGAGCTACCCGGACATGGTGCACCTGGCGGGCGGCACGCCGGTCATCGTCCCCACGCGCGAGGAGGACGGCTACGCGCCGGACCCCGCCGCCATCAAGAAGGCGCTCACCCCGCGCACGCGCGCCATCATCCTCAACAGCCCGGCCAACCCCACGGGCGCGGTGTACTCGCGCGCCACGCTGGAGGGCATCGCGGACGCGGTGCGCGGGCACGACTGCTTCATCGTCACCGACGACATGTACGAGAAGCTCCTCTACACGGGGGAGCCGTTCCTCAACCTGGGCAACGTGGCGCCGGACCTGGTGCCGCGGCTCTTGGTGTCCAACGGCCTGTCCAAGTCCTACGCGATGACGGGCTGGCGGCTGGGCTACGCGGCGGGGCCCAAGGCGCTCATCTCCGGCATGCAGCTGGTGCAGGACCAGTCCACCTCCAACGCCTCCTCCATCACCCAGAAGGCGGCGCTGGCGGCGCTCAACGGCCCCACGGACACCATCACCGCCATGGTGAACGAGTACCGCGAGCGCCGGGACCTGTTCGTCGCGGGGCTCAACGCCATCCCCGGCATCCGCTGCCGGCTGCCGGAGGGCGCCTTCTACGCGATGGCGGACGTGCGCGGCCTCTTGGGCAAGACGTACAAGGGCAAGCCGCTGACGGACTCGCTCCAGCTCTCCGAGGCGCTGCTCAATGACTTCCTGGTGGCGGCGGTGCCCGGGGACCCGTTCGGCGCGCCGGGCTACATCCGCATGAGCTTCGTCACGTCGCGCGAGGTGCTGCAGAAGGGCCTGACGCGCCTGCGGGATTTCGTCGCGGCGCTGGGCTGAGGCGCCCTGTCAAAACATTCCCGGCAATATTCGCGCAGTTGCTCAATTTTGCACGCACAGTGCGTTAGGTGGAATGCGTTACGGGAATTTAACCCGAAACGATTTCACAGACTGACCGGGCGCATCGCGCTCTCAGTTCTCAACCGGGAAGAATCACATGATGATGATGAGAAGGGGCGCGCTCTGTGCGCTGCTCCTGGCCGTGCTGTCTG
This DNA window, taken from Corallococcus coralloides DSM 2259, encodes the following:
- a CDS encoding alpha/beta fold hydrolase: MSAPHGQAVSFRQDSLRVPDGADLYYQVRGDGSPGMVLCDGLGCDGFAWKYLLPYLGRRHRVLRWHYRGHGKSTVPTDRTRIGMAYTCDDLARVMDAAQMDKAVLFGHSMGVQVALEFHRRYARRVEGLVLVCGSYGLPLDTFHDSTLLKRLFPTLRAAVERFPRHTARIVHGALTTELVVQLAIRLEMNPDLIARNDLAPYFTHLARMDPVVFVRTLDSLANHTAEDHLDHVDVPTLVVAGEKDRFTPGWLSRKMAERIPSSELLMISEGTHTAPLEVPGLVELRVERFLRERLGVETAESPPKVG
- a CDS encoding sigma-54-dependent Fis family transcriptional regulator — protein: MDFEKHQNLHTIVMLRDVIRKWWQVELSFADRNGVVHDWQRGDFIPPPNDFCRHSLGAREGMRRCAQSVRVLHEKFKAAKNLRRSLFHDCHLRLSIVGAPLYIRNEYEGFLFVEGFARQPLTPADGHVLLSKMRDIAPGAMLELEGAAERVPVLDGSELSKLSDLLEFAVTEIANQEVELTRKEETIQSMASELSNRYRFEKIIGRSGAMNEVFRLMEKVAHSDSTVLINGESGTGKELVARAIHHNGPRKDKPFVVQNCSAFNDNLLESALFGHTRGAFTGALKDKKGLFEVADQGTFFLDEVGDMSPALQVKLLRVLQEGTFLPVGGTHSREVDVRVIAATHKDLGELVKRGEFREDLFYRINVIRLQLPPLRERKDDLPVLIDHFLRKHHREGQRARGLAPEALGILGAYAWPGNIRELENEIERLLVLGGELETIPAELLSSRIRDAVVPGGGPFIAPRAHGKLHEAVESLEKEMIHQGLVRTRYNKSRLSRELGISRSNLLLKISRYGLDKGIPEGLDTDEVEA
- the rsmD gene encoding 16S rRNA (guanine(966)-N(2))-methyltransferase RsmD; this translates as MRIVAGSAKGRALTGPKPSSGHIRPTADRVRETIFNMLGQFLDGQAVLDLYAGTGALGLEALSRGAGRLVLVDQDREALALCRKNTDALGFGAQVSILAQPVARAVETLGKQGEKFELVFADPPYAARVVETVLEAVVAAALVTPGGMVVVEHDKREAAPDAHAGLTLEDQRRFGDTLVSFYRAP
- a CDS encoding pyridoxal phosphate-dependent aminotransferase translates to MKLARRLQAIKPSATLALNARAKALAASGKDVVVLAAGEPDFDTPEFVKQAAIEALRTGFTKYTATAGMPELREAVCRKLEKDNGLKYAPEQVVVTAGGKQSLYNCFQALLDEGDEVIIFAPYWVSYPDMVHLAGGTPVIVPTREEDGYAPDPAAIKKALTPRTRAIILNSPANPTGAVYSRATLEGIADAVRGHDCFIVTDDMYEKLLYTGEPFLNLGNVAPDLVPRLLVSNGLSKSYAMTGWRLGYAAGPKALISGMQLVQDQSTSNASSITQKAALAALNGPTDTITAMVNEYRERRDLFVAGLNAIPGIRCRLPEGAFYAMADVRGLLGKTYKGKPLTDSLQLSEALLNDFLVAAVPGDPFGAPGYIRMSFVTSREVLQKGLTRLRDFVAALG
- the coaD gene encoding pantetheine-phosphate adenylyltransferase yields the protein MPVAIYPGSFDPLTNGHLSLIQRSLKMFDRLIVAIAVNPKKTPLFSQEERIELIREAVNDPRVEVDAFHGLLVDYVHQRNVSVVIRGLRAVSDFEYEFQLANMNRKLAPDIDTVFMMTGEDYFYISSQLVREVATFGGNVDGLVPPNVNAGLKKKFGPKP
- a CDS encoding cation diffusion facilitator family transporter — encoded protein: MSAPPHTHGRAGHGHSHDHSHHGHSHGHGHGHSHGPRKGGLAEERRKDRRRLLFALGLTATIMVAEAVGGFLTNSLALLSDAGHMLTDVSAMVLSLLALWFAGRPADLKKTYGYYRMEILSALLNGVLLLVITIFILMEAWERMRTPAPVELGPMALVAGIGLVANLAALGFLHQTHSMNVRGAFLHVLGDTLSSVGVLIGAGVMWWTGWYVVDPIISVLISMIIVVGALRLVKDAVDVLLEAVPAHVDLEQVRDLMGKVPGVQAVHDLHVWTISSGMYALSAHLVVADPMVCNNDDILSAVKHDLFDRFGIDHTTIQIESQSYAHLGEVH